The following proteins come from a genomic window of Vallitaleaceae bacterium 9-2:
- a CDS encoding glycerol dehydratase reactivase beta/small subunit family protein, protein MKNLKTSIIVASYEPDKKTLQEVLAGIEEEGGLAQTIDEPLKHVAEALANKAAKQSALGTGIGIYKTKVALAFNTQVGLAKVAFEPRTPRQTGQNAARYTKNKPFI, encoded by the coding sequence ATGAAAAATCTAAAAACGAGTATCATCGTAGCGAGTTATGAGCCGGATAAAAAAACATTACAAGAAGTATTAGCTGGAATTGAAGAAGAAGGCGGTCTCGCCCAGACAATAGATGAACCTTTAAAACATGTTGCAGAGGCATTAGCCAATAAGGCGGCAAAGCAATCAGCCCTTGGAACCGGCATTGGCATCTATAAAACCAAGGTAGCCCTTGCCTTTAATACCCAAGTTGGTCTAGCTAAGGTTGCCTTTGAACCAAGGACCCCAAGACAGACAGGACAAAATGCAGCACGATATACCAAGAATAAGCCCTTTATATAA
- a CDS encoding diol dehydratase reactivase subunit alpha, with the protein MLIAGVDIGNSTTEISIAKVDEQGYMHFLSYAEVETTGTKGTIHNIKGIKEGLRHAMLKEKMQVRDLSLIRLNEAAPVIGDTAMETITETIITDSTMVGHNPDTPAGQGVGVGRTIFIKDLIEIRHKEPLLVMVPETMDYEFCAKCINAAEQNIVGLILQRDEAVLVYNRLTKKIPIIDEVSGIDKLPIGKLAAIEVAIPGMTIKTLSNPYGIAKLFDLSPSETSAVIPISKSLIGKKSAVVVKNAEGGMREVKVEAGSLTLKDYEDKTVSISIDAGARAIMEAVQTVGDIKDIQGEQGTYVGDMLHRMKQNLSELSEESTTKLSINDLLAIDTFVPVKVKGALADEVAMEKAVAIAAMVKADKLPMNRLARQLEEQLNIPVKVAGVEAVMAAIGAMTTKGTQLPIAILDLGGGSTDAALLDKKGEVRSIHLAGAGSFVTMLIDKELRLENLTMAELIKRYPIAKVNSLYHMTMENGEVVFHHKPLPAKLYARVVVVTDSELIPIITDLSLERITTVRQEIKQKVFVTNALRALEKVAPNGDIRQIPNVVILGGSALDQEIPELIQQELAKYNIVAGRGDIRGVLGPRNAVATGLVMSYLSEAFQ; encoded by the coding sequence ATGCTCATAGCCGGTGTAGATATCGGAAATTCAACAACTGAAATCAGTATTGCAAAGGTCGATGAACAAGGATATATGCATTTTCTCTCCTATGCAGAAGTCGAGACGACAGGAACCAAAGGGACAATTCATAACATCAAAGGTATCAAAGAAGGTTTGCGTCATGCCATGCTTAAGGAAAAGATGCAAGTAAGGGACTTATCCCTCATCCGATTAAATGAAGCGGCCCCGGTCATTGGCGATACGGCCATGGAGACCATTACAGAGACCATTATCACAGATTCGACAATGGTTGGACACAACCCGGACACACCTGCAGGTCAAGGTGTGGGAGTAGGAAGAACCATATTTATTAAAGACCTCATTGAGATACGTCACAAAGAACCCCTCTTGGTGATGGTTCCTGAAACTATGGATTATGAATTTTGTGCCAAATGCATTAATGCGGCAGAACAAAATATCGTCGGCCTCATCTTACAACGCGACGAAGCCGTTCTAGTCTACAATCGTTTGACCAAAAAAATTCCGATTATAGATGAAGTGAGTGGCATTGATAAACTTCCGATAGGTAAATTGGCCGCTATTGAAGTAGCCATCCCAGGGATGACTATAAAAACATTATCCAACCCGTACGGCATTGCAAAACTTTTTGACCTATCACCGTCGGAAACATCAGCGGTGATTCCAATATCCAAAAGTCTGATTGGCAAAAAGTCAGCAGTTGTTGTAAAAAATGCAGAAGGTGGCATGCGGGAAGTTAAAGTTGAAGCAGGAAGCTTAACCTTGAAAGACTACGAAGACAAAACGGTTTCGATATCCATTGATGCAGGAGCTAGAGCGATTATGGAAGCAGTCCAAACCGTAGGAGACATCAAAGACATTCAAGGAGAACAGGGAACTTATGTAGGCGACATGCTTCATCGCATGAAGCAGAACCTATCGGAACTATCGGAAGAATCTACAACGAAGTTAAGTATTAATGACTTACTAGCCATTGACACCTTTGTTCCGGTTAAAGTAAAAGGAGCCCTTGCAGATGAGGTGGCTATGGAAAAAGCTGTTGCAATCGCAGCTATGGTTAAGGCAGATAAGCTTCCGATGAATCGATTAGCAAGACAGCTCGAAGAGCAGTTGAACATCCCGGTAAAAGTGGCAGGTGTTGAGGCGGTGATGGCAGCCATCGGAGCGATGACAACCAAAGGCACACAACTTCCCATAGCCATACTGGATTTGGGTGGAGGATCAACCGATGCAGCCTTGCTTGACAAAAAAGGTGAAGTTCGCTCGATACACTTAGCAGGTGCAGGAAGCTTTGTAACCATGTTGATTGACAAGGAATTACGCCTAGAAAACCTAACGATGGCAGAGTTAATTAAGCGCTATCCCATTGCCAAAGTTAATTCCTTATATCATATGACCATGGAAAATGGCGAGGTGGTTTTTCATCATAAACCCTTACCGGCAAAACTCTATGCACGTGTTGTAGTGGTTACAGACAGTGAACTGATTCCTATAATAACAGATTTATCCTTAGAGCGTATTACAACTGTGCGCCAGGAGATTAAGCAAAAGGTCTTTGTAACCAATGCGCTAAGAGCGTTGGAAAAAGTGGCGCCAAATGGTGATATCCGACAGATTCCCAATGTCGTTATCCTCGGAGGTTCAGCCCTAGATCAAGAGATACCGGAGTTGATTCAACAGGAACTGGCTAAGTATAACATTGTTGCCGGACGTGGAGACATTCGTGGTGTCTTAGGACCCAGAAATGCAGTAGCGACTGGATTAGTCATGAGCTATTTAAGTGAGGCGTTTCAATGA
- a CDS encoding diol dehydratase small subunit: protein MDLYPLKEKHPNIIKSKSGKGLDEITLEAIVAGDVTAEDIKISKEVLVLQAEVARQEGKIQLAQNFVRSAELIEIPDDEILDMYNMLRPYRSTEEELKALSSRLRTEYDAQVCADFIEETLYVYKKRDLLKQ from the coding sequence ATGGACTTATATCCGTTAAAAGAAAAACATCCCAATATTATCAAAAGTAAAAGTGGAAAGGGTCTTGATGAGATTACATTAGAAGCCATTGTTGCTGGAGATGTAACGGCAGAAGATATTAAGATATCCAAGGAAGTCTTAGTCTTGCAAGCAGAAGTGGCAAGACAAGAAGGTAAGATTCAACTGGCACAGAACTTTGTTCGATCTGCAGAACTGATTGAAATTCCTGATGATGAAATCCTTGATATGTACAATATGTTGCGACCTTATCGTTCCACAGAAGAAGAGTTAAAAGCCCTTAGTAGTAGGCTTCGAACAGAATATGATGCACAAGTATGTGCAGACTTTATTGAAGAGACATTATATGTCTATAAAAAACGCGACTTACTAAAACAGTAG
- a CDS encoding propanediol/glycerol family dehydratase medium subunit yields MNTFNRDITVEEIVEAVNKVISTMTESKMPTEDGTQVGELKQLGTVKPSQDVKEVGVAIGPAYGLHIHKTINGLDHMVVLKEILAGIEEEGMIPRVIRGTRTSDVAFIANDVAKLVGSGIAVGIQSKGTTVIHQKDLYPLTNLELFPQAPIITLKMYRQIGKNAAKYAKGEQVKPVKVINDITSRPKYQVRAALMHTKETEYVVKRGPYIEIEVPM; encoded by the coding sequence ATGAATACATTCAACCGAGACATCACTGTCGAAGAAATTGTCGAAGCGGTGAACAAGGTCATAAGTACAATGACAGAATCTAAGATGCCGACAGAAGATGGAACCCAAGTAGGAGAGCTTAAACAGCTAGGAACCGTCAAACCCAGTCAAGATGTAAAAGAAGTCGGGGTGGCTATTGGCCCAGCCTATGGTCTGCATATCCACAAAACGATTAATGGACTAGACCATATGGTAGTTCTTAAGGAAATCTTGGCGGGAATTGAAGAAGAAGGCATGATTCCTCGCGTGATTCGCGGAACAAGGACATCGGATGTTGCCTTTATCGCCAATGATGTAGCCAAGCTTGTAGGTTCAGGAATTGCTGTTGGTATCCAGTCTAAAGGGACGACAGTCATTCATCAAAAAGACTTGTATCCTTTGACAAATCTTGAACTATTTCCCCAAGCGCCCATCATTACGCTTAAGATGTATCGACAAATCGGGAAAAACGCGGCAAAGTATGCAAAAGGAGAGCAGGTCAAACCGGTAAAAGTTATCAATGACATCACTTCCAGACCTAAGTACCAAGTTCGAGCAGCTTTAATGCATACCAAGGAGACGGAATATGTCGTCAAACGTGGCCCGTATATTGAAATAGAAGTACCTATGTAG
- a CDS encoding propanediol/glycerol family dehydratase large subunit — MKRSRRMEILDQRPVNQDGFIDEWPEKGFVAMSSPYDPKASLIIDNNRVIEMDGKNREEFDFIDEFIADHYIDVKTAQESMALSPIQIARLLVDIHVDRQQIINIFKGLTPARVTEVLNELNVVEMMMAMQKMRGRLFPANQAHITNAKDNPILIAADAAEGALRGFREEETTVGIARYAPLTAVGLLVGAQIGSKGVLTQCAVEEAVELQLGMRGFTTYAETMSVYGTEAVFMDGDDTPYSKAFLASAYASRGLKTRFTSGTGSEVLMGSADGKSMLYLETRCLMVTKGAGVQGIQNGSVSCIGVTSAVPSGIRAVLAENLIASSLDLECASSNDQNFSHSDMRRTARTMMQFLPGTDFIFSGYSGVPNEDNMFAGSNFDAEDFDDYNVLQRDLKVDGGLRPVKEEDVIRVRNRAAKAMKAIIETLELGQVTDEEVEAITYAHGSRDVPDRDVVSDLQAIDKMMQDKVTGIDVIKALYKSGFEEEADMVLSMLKQRLSGDYLQTSAILNESYDVMSTVNYPNTYKGPGTGYVMDEKRWDEIKKIPHIIQLDDL; from the coding sequence GTGAAACGCTCTCGAAGAATGGAGATTCTCGATCAGCGTCCTGTCAACCAAGATGGTTTTATTGATGAGTGGCCGGAAAAAGGATTTGTGGCGATGTCAAGCCCTTATGATCCAAAGGCAAGCTTAATCATTGACAATAACCGAGTGATTGAGATGGATGGAAAAAATCGTGAAGAATTTGACTTTATTGATGAATTCATAGCAGATCATTACATTGATGTCAAGACGGCGCAAGAGAGCATGGCGTTGTCGCCGATACAAATAGCTAGATTATTGGTTGATATTCACGTTGATCGACAACAGATAATAAATATTTTTAAAGGACTGACCCCAGCCCGAGTTACCGAAGTGCTTAATGAGCTTAATGTTGTTGAGATGATGATGGCAATGCAAAAAATGCGTGGGCGTTTGTTCCCTGCAAATCAAGCACATATTACCAATGCAAAAGACAATCCGATTTTGATTGCTGCGGATGCGGCTGAAGGCGCGCTTCGTGGTTTTCGTGAGGAAGAGACAACCGTTGGTATTGCAAGATATGCACCGTTAACAGCAGTAGGATTATTAGTTGGAGCCCAGATTGGTTCCAAAGGGGTTTTAACCCAATGTGCAGTTGAAGAAGCTGTTGAGTTACAGCTAGGTATGCGTGGTTTTACAACTTATGCCGAGACCATGAGTGTCTATGGAACAGAAGCTGTTTTTATGGATGGGGATGATACACCTTATTCCAAAGCGTTTTTGGCATCAGCTTATGCCTCCCGTGGTTTAAAGACACGCTTTACCTCAGGGACAGGTTCTGAAGTGTTGATGGGAAGCGCCGATGGCAAATCCATGCTTTATCTTGAGACAAGATGTCTCATGGTTACCAAAGGGGCTGGCGTTCAAGGGATTCAAAATGGTTCCGTAAGTTGTATTGGTGTCACATCAGCAGTGCCCTCAGGAATACGTGCTGTGTTGGCAGAAAACCTGATTGCGTCTTCCCTTGATTTAGAATGTGCATCCTCCAATGATCAGAATTTTAGTCATTCGGATATGCGAAGAACCGCTCGAACCATGATGCAGTTTTTACCCGGAACCGATTTTATCTTTAGTGGATATAGCGGCGTTCCTAATGAAGACAATATGTTTGCCGGTTCAAACTTTGATGCAGAAGATTTTGACGACTACAATGTGTTGCAGCGGGATTTAAAGGTAGATGGTGGTCTTAGACCGGTCAAAGAAGAAGACGTTATTCGTGTGAGAAACAGAGCGGCAAAAGCCATGAAAGCGATTATAGAAACTCTGGAACTTGGACAAGTAACAGATGAAGAAGTCGAAGCGATTACCTATGCCCATGGCAGTCGAGATGTTCCGGATCGGGACGTTGTCTCAGACTTGCAGGCGATTGACAAGATGATGCAAGACAAAGTAACGGGGATTGATGTTATCAAAGCTTTATATAAGTCTGGATTTGAAGAAGAGGCGGATATGGTCTTAAGTATGTTAAAACAAAGATTATCTGGCGATTATCTTCAAACCTCAGCCATATTAAATGAATCCTATGATGTTATGAGTACCGTTAACTATCCCAACACCTACAAAGGACCGGGAACGGGGTATGTCATGGATGAAAAGCGCTGGGATGAAATAAAAAAAATCCCCCACATAATTCAACTGGATGATTTATAA
- a CDS encoding class II aldolase/adducin family protein, whose translation MFNEFEVKKQMCEIGQRIYQREMVAANDGNFSVKLDENTFLCTPTGVSKGFMTPDMICKVDADGNLKQPNGQWKPSSEIKMHMRIYKERPDVNSVVHAHPQYATAYAIAGIPLTEKIMPEAVIFLGEVPIAKYGLPSTMEIPDAVEPYLDCYDAVLLENHGALAWGHDLMSAYFKMESLEFYASLAYKAKALGGAKELPSEEVARLYELRKQFDVPGRHPVDCQSGACSTKTNSPAKTDASEAAIAEIVKRVIEQLK comes from the coding sequence ATGTTTAATGAATTTGAAGTAAAAAAACAAATGTGTGAAATTGGTCAACGCATTTACCAACGTGAAATGGTTGCAGCAAACGACGGGAACTTTTCAGTGAAACTCGATGAGAACACATTTTTATGTACACCAACAGGCGTGTCTAAAGGTTTTATGACACCAGACATGATCTGTAAAGTCGATGCAGATGGAAACTTAAAGCAACCTAATGGTCAATGGAAACCATCTTCAGAGATTAAGATGCACATGCGTATTTACAAAGAACGTCCAGACGTTAACTCTGTTGTTCATGCACATCCACAATATGCAACAGCATACGCAATCGCAGGTATTCCACTAACAGAAAAAATAATGCCTGAAGCGGTTATCTTCTTAGGCGAAGTTCCAATTGCAAAATACGGTTTACCTTCAACAATGGAGATTCCAGATGCAGTTGAACCTTACCTTGACTGTTATGATGCAGTGCTTCTTGAAAACCACGGAGCTTTGGCATGGGGACATGATTTGATGTCAGCCTACTTTAAAATGGAAAGTTTAGAGTTCTATGCATCTTTGGCATACAAAGCAAAAGCTTTAGGTGGGGCAAAAGAATTGCCATCTGAAGAAGTGGCTAGATTATACGAACTTCGTAAACAATTTGATGTACCAGGTCGTCATCCGGTAGACTGCCAAAGTGGCGCGTGTTCAACAAAAACAAATTCACCAGCAAAAACAGACGCAAGTGAAGCAGCAATTGCAGAAATTGTAAAACGTGTTATTGAGCAGTTGAAATAG
- a CDS encoding AraC family transcriptional regulator: MMTTQELDQRLRGLNEVELAYRGTTPDGLRTYFSNENPTDAWIINSDKLMEEGEVIAIHKHDRFVTFDKHRHDYLEMIFVYSGAIRQSIEGKDLTINKGEIFLLDMNMEHSIYEAGEDDIAINILIKKEFFDSFFMKQVAYNDVISNFVVKAIYGKKDVKQYIYFQTSKNEQIWNFMLQLLMEYYEQRNGVETAIRAYMLLIFNELFRGYEKHLSKSMVNAIDTSISAEVLNYINDHFKDLSLTMMAKDFNYHPDYLGKMIKKMTGSSLTTLVKDRKLDYAGYLLEHTEMAISDIVAEIGYSNISYFYKQFKKKFGATPDQIRKK, translated from the coding sequence ATGATGACGACTCAGGAACTTGATCAGCGCCTTCGTGGGCTTAATGAAGTAGAACTTGCCTATCGGGGAACGACACCGGATGGTTTAAGAACATACTTTTCTAACGAAAACCCAACAGATGCATGGATTATCAACAGTGACAAGCTGATGGAGGAAGGAGAGGTTATCGCTATCCATAAACATGATCGCTTTGTAACCTTTGACAAGCACCGTCATGATTATCTTGAGATGATTTTTGTCTATTCAGGTGCGATTCGTCAATCCATCGAGGGCAAAGATTTAACCATCAACAAAGGGGAGATATTTCTTCTGGATATGAATATGGAACATAGTATCTATGAGGCCGGTGAAGATGATATTGCTATTAATATTTTGATAAAAAAGGAATTCTTCGATTCTTTTTTCATGAAACAGGTGGCATATAATGATGTGATTTCTAACTTCGTGGTCAAAGCTATCTATGGAAAAAAAGACGTGAAACAGTATATTTATTTCCAAACCTCAAAAAACGAGCAAATTTGGAATTTTATGCTCCAGCTTCTGATGGAATACTATGAACAAAGAAATGGCGTGGAGACAGCGATTCGTGCGTATATGCTTTTGATTTTTAACGAACTGTTTCGAGGCTATGAAAAACACTTGTCTAAATCGATGGTTAATGCAATCGACACCAGTATTTCAGCGGAAGTATTAAATTATATTAATGACCATTTTAAGGATTTGTCCCTAACGATGATGGCAAAAGACTTTAATTATCATCCGGATTATCTAGGGAAGATGATTAAGAAGATGACCGGATCGAGCTTGACGACATTGGTAAAAGATCGTAAGCTCGATTATGCAGGATATCTTCTTGAACATACTGAGATGGCCATTAGTGATATTGTTGCAGAGATAGGGTATTCGAATATTTCCTATTTTTACAAGCAATTCAAGAAAAAATTTGGTGCAACACCAGATCAAATACGCAAAAAATAA
- a CDS encoding DegV family protein, translating into MPVKVITDSTSYISQELVKKYEIDILSLNVLLNGKNKRELDWTNEEFYQEMEQCGEFPKSSQPSLDEMVNLFEKHILQNEQVAAVFMSSKMSGTFATATMVKEQLLEKYPEAEIEILDSKTNSMQLGFAAHEGAKKASEGASLKEVLGAMEHVIDNSRFLFTPETFEYLKKGGRIGGAAALLGHLFNIKPVLTVDNGQTMVFGKVRTRKKAIDLILNKLYEDVSDRELGGIIVHHINCEDKGQEIAEEIGLKLGIKVKVQSIGPVIGTHVGPGSVGVAYWLK; encoded by the coding sequence ATGCCTGTAAAAGTTATAACAGATAGTACATCATATATATCACAAGAGTTAGTAAAAAAATACGAGATAGATATTTTATCCCTCAATGTACTTTTAAATGGAAAGAATAAACGGGAATTAGATTGGACAAATGAAGAGTTTTATCAAGAGATGGAGCAATGTGGAGAATTCCCAAAATCTTCACAGCCTTCTTTAGATGAGATGGTCAACCTTTTTGAAAAACATATACTTCAAAATGAACAAGTCGCAGCAGTTTTTATGTCGTCTAAGATGAGCGGAACGTTTGCAACAGCAACGATGGTTAAAGAACAGCTGTTAGAAAAGTATCCGGAGGCTGAAATAGAAATATTGGATTCCAAAACGAATTCAATGCAGCTTGGATTTGCAGCACATGAGGGAGCAAAAAAAGCAAGTGAAGGTGCTAGCCTAAAAGAGGTTTTAGGTGCTATGGAGCATGTTATTGATAATAGTCGATTTTTGTTTACGCCAGAGACGTTTGAGTATCTAAAAAAGGGCGGAAGAATAGGCGGAGCAGCGGCGCTTTTGGGACATTTGTTTAATATAAAACCTGTCCTTACGGTAGATAATGGACAGACCATGGTCTTTGGAAAGGTAAGAACGCGAAAAAAAGCAATCGATTTGATTTTGAACAAACTTTATGAAGATGTATCGGATAGAGAACTTGGTGGTATCATTGTCCATCATATAAACTGTGAAGATAAAGGTCAGGAGATAGCTGAGGAGATTGGGCTAAAACTGGGAATTAAAGTGAAGGTGCAGTCGATAGGACCGGTCATAGGGACACACGTAGGACCGGGGAGTGTAGGCGTTGCATATTGGTTAAAGTAA
- a CDS encoding S-layer homology domain-containing protein, whose amino-acid sequence MYHKKRISFLLAFLLIFSSLSSFEVLHAQATPYYGIDISSGHSSPFDIIFSDDNKLYVSEYSGSKILQMDKTGSNKNVFFSSTIQPLGMTFDNAGNLYIAEHSNRKVKKIDPSGNSSILLDTGVLLTGIAIDSQDKLFVLDYQNGNIIKMNSDGTGNEIFASGFSSHSIIGLTIDSNDNLYVSSRNSQSVFKVTPDGTKTEFITNTGFINEVKVGKDGFLYVPNSNTRTIDKYDLNGSKLDSFNANSSDVWAIAVDTDGSIYYSDSSSIKRLIGSANTIDTTHIKIKLNKTMVSGAADPNAFTLSGASSNPQIIEALVADNEITLTLDAKLTSFDTNLILSYNQTGIDDLTVAETSLKFSDFANMPVANYILRVMNVANIPQINVENGTPLNQVPLPTIVTLNISDYSSTTSAAISWDNGTPVYSPTQAGTYAFTGTFAIADPNISNPNDLKAHVNVAVGEVPTPNIDSISPLSDISVSKGTLATSINFPSTVNVNLSNSTTTSAAISWNTNTPDYKSDTPGTYYFTGSIEPSAEFLNPGNLMAGINVIVKPAPSKGGSSSSDTSTPKNTVIKINNESFNIGNEQIHTQNGIRTVDISVLTDSVTKIIDERIKDSQNTELQADNTIEIIVPDRSAANSNISLTGDIVKKLEHNNFNILISREGISYNIPASMLDVDSIAQQMTLDTDELQKIEFDIQINKAPKENQLLMHEKTKEKNAKILIEPLEFKIYASSENNSFPQKIEVNRFTNYVERVLQAPKDSLAEDISTGIVFNADYTYNPVPTALFTKDNQLYIRISALTNSTYSVINNPVSVSLPENHWAQATVENMASRLILPDPKNFDPDKPITRAELVEYLTRSLGIYRADTSTESMFTDIDKENPHFAAIVIANNWNIINGYPDSTFRPDALVTREEAMIMYANIMDVANYTNPYEDSASMDTSDIAKWALPSAIKVTNARIFTGRNATTLDPKENLTHAEALAAIEKFLHSANLITEH is encoded by the coding sequence ATGTATCATAAAAAACGCATTTCATTTCTACTGGCATTTCTATTAATCTTTTCATCTTTGAGTTCATTCGAGGTATTACATGCACAAGCAACTCCTTATTATGGAATTGACATCTCCTCCGGGCACTCAAGCCCCTTTGACATCATCTTTTCCGATGATAATAAGTTATATGTCTCTGAATATTCAGGTAGCAAAATACTCCAAATGGACAAAACCGGCAGTAACAAAAATGTCTTTTTCTCTTCGACTATACAGCCCCTAGGCATGACTTTCGACAATGCCGGAAATCTATACATAGCTGAACATTCAAATCGTAAAGTCAAAAAAATTGACCCTAGTGGTAATTCTTCAATCCTATTAGATACCGGGGTCTTATTAACCGGAATTGCAATTGATAGCCAGGATAAACTCTTTGTATTAGATTATCAAAACGGCAATATTATAAAGATGAACTCTGATGGTACAGGCAATGAAATATTTGCGTCTGGTTTTAGTAGTCACTCGATTATAGGTCTTACTATCGATTCTAACGACAATCTATATGTATCTTCACGCAATTCACAAAGCGTATTCAAAGTTACTCCTGACGGTACAAAAACTGAATTCATCACAAATACCGGCTTTATCAATGAAGTTAAAGTGGGTAAAGACGGATTTTTGTACGTACCCAACTCCAATACTAGAACGATCGACAAATATGATCTTAACGGAAGCAAACTCGATTCCTTTAATGCTAACTCTTCTGATGTATGGGCTATCGCAGTCGATACGGATGGTTCTATATATTATTCTGATTCGTCATCCATCAAACGACTTATCGGATCAGCTAATACCATCGATACAACGCATATTAAAATCAAACTAAATAAAACTATGGTTAGCGGTGCAGCTGACCCTAATGCTTTTACATTAAGTGGCGCTTCATCTAATCCCCAAATTATTGAAGCCCTCGTAGCAGATAATGAAATCACCCTGACACTCGACGCTAAACTTACCTCTTTTGATACTAATCTAATCCTAAGTTATAACCAAACCGGTATAGATGATTTGACCGTTGCTGAAACTTCTCTTAAGTTTTCTGATTTTGCCAATATGCCTGTTGCGAATTATATATTAAGAGTAATGAATGTTGCGAATATTCCTCAGATTAATGTTGAGAACGGAACCCCTTTAAACCAGGTACCTCTACCGACTATTGTCACGCTAAACATTAGTGACTATTCATCGACAACATCTGCTGCTATCTCCTGGGACAATGGAACGCCTGTATACTCTCCAACCCAAGCCGGAACCTATGCTTTTACAGGTACTTTCGCAATAGCCGATCCTAACATCTCAAATCCAAATGATCTCAAGGCACATGTTAACGTTGCCGTCGGCGAAGTCCCGACACCTAATATTGATTCTATATCTCCACTATCCGATATTAGCGTATCAAAAGGAACGCTTGCAACTTCAATCAACTTTCCTTCAACGGTTAATGTAAACTTAAGTAACTCAACAACAACAAGTGCTGCTATATCTTGGAATACAAACACTCCCGATTATAAGTCTGATACTCCGGGAACTTACTATTTTACAGGCTCTATAGAGCCTTCTGCTGAGTTTTTAAATCCCGGAAATCTAATGGCAGGCATAAATGTTATCGTTAAGCCAGCACCCAGCAAAGGTGGCAGTTCATCCTCAGATACTTCTACACCTAAAAATACTGTCATAAAGATTAATAACGAGAGTTTTAATATCGGTAATGAGCAGATTCATACCCAAAACGGTATAAGAACTGTAGACATCTCCGTATTAACCGATTCTGTCACAAAAATTATTGATGAACGGATAAAAGACTCACAAAATACAGAACTTCAAGCAGACAATACGATTGAAATTATTGTTCCTGATCGTTCAGCCGCAAACTCAAACATATCCCTTACCGGAGATATTGTAAAAAAACTTGAACATAATAACTTTAACATTTTAATCAGCCGAGAGGGTATCTCTTACAATATACCCGCATCCATGTTAGACGTCGATTCTATCGCCCAGCAGATGACATTAGATACTGATGAACTTCAAAAAATAGAATTTGATATTCAAATTAACAAAGCCCCAAAAGAGAATCAGCTTTTAATGCATGAAAAAACAAAGGAAAAAAATGCAAAAATACTTATTGAGCCTTTAGAATTTAAAATTTATGCCTCTTCCGAAAATAATAGCTTCCCACAAAAAATAGAGGTCAATAGATTTACTAATTATGTCGAAAGAGTTCTACAAGCGCCCAAAGATTCTCTCGCCGAAGATATCTCTACCGGTATTGTATTTAACGCAGACTATACATATAACCCAGTACCTACAGCCTTATTCACCAAAGATAATCAGCTTTATATACGAATCAGCGCATTAACAAACTCAACTTACTCCGTAATAAATAACCCTGTCAGCGTTAGCCTACCCGAGAATCACTGGGCTCAAGCTACCGTTGAGAATATGGCGTCTCGTTTGATTTTGCCTGACCCAAAAAACTTTGACCCTGACAAACCAATAACTCGAGCTGAGCTTGTCGAATATCTGACACGTAGCCTTGGAATATATAGAGCCGATACTTCTACAGAATCTATGTTTACAGATATCGACAAAGAAAACCCACACTTTGCAGCAATCGTTATCGCAAACAACTGGAATATAATCAATGGATATCCAGATTCTACCTTTAGACCCGATGCGCTGGTGACAAGAGAAGAAGCGATGATCATGTATGCAAATATTATGGATGTTGCCAATTATACGAACCCATATGAGGATTCAGCTTCAATGGACACCTCGGATATTGCTAAGTGGGCACTTCCATCTGCAATCAAAGTAACCAACGCTCGAATATTTACCGGAAGAAATGCCACTACATTAGACCCAAAAGAAAACCTGACACATGCAGAAGCTTTGGCAGCCATTGAAAAGTTTTTGCATAGCGCTAATCTAATCACCGAACATTAA